The following proteins come from a genomic window of Streptomyces sp. GS7:
- the glyA gene encoding serine hydroxymethyltransferase → MPATTASPRSQSPVGRARAAAPAETIEDRARAAARDDVTRPPGSPDFAALLRQDPEIAGVLLGESARQRDGLQLIAAENFTSPAVLAALGSPLGNKYAEGYPGARHHGGCEIVDLAERIAVERAKALFGAEHANVQAHSGSSAVLAAYAALLRPGDAVLAMSLPHGGHLTHGSPANFSGRWFDFTGYGVDEETGLLDYGAIRALARERRPKALVCGSISYPRHIDYAAFRDIADEIGAYLIADVAHPMGLVAGGAAPSPVPYADVVCATTHKVLRGPRGGMILCGTRLAERIDRAVFPFTQGGAQMNAVAAKAVAFAEAATPAFGTYAHQVTANARTLAAALAAQGLAITTGGTDTHLITADSAPLGVDARTARGRLAAAGIVLDTCALPCAGVPGKRGARPTGIRLGTAAVTTQGMGEAEMHRIAELIGAALREDRGARAETAALVHRFPPYPEQD, encoded by the coding sequence ATGCCCGCCACCACCGCGTCACCCCGCAGCCAGTCCCCGGTCGGCCGCGCGCGGGCCGCCGCACCGGCCGAGACCATCGAGGACCGGGCGCGGGCCGCGGCCCGCGACGACGTCACCCGGCCGCCCGGCTCGCCGGACTTCGCGGCGCTGCTGCGGCAGGACCCGGAGATCGCCGGCGTCCTGCTGGGGGAGAGCGCCCGGCAGCGCGACGGGCTCCAGCTGATCGCCGCGGAGAACTTCACCTCGCCCGCCGTACTCGCCGCCCTGGGCTCCCCGTTGGGCAACAAATACGCCGAGGGCTATCCGGGCGCCCGGCACCACGGCGGCTGCGAGATCGTCGACCTCGCCGAGCGGATCGCGGTGGAGCGCGCCAAGGCCCTGTTCGGCGCCGAACACGCCAACGTCCAGGCCCACTCCGGGTCTTCGGCCGTACTGGCCGCCTACGCCGCCCTGCTGCGCCCCGGAGACGCCGTCCTGGCGATGTCCCTGCCGCACGGCGGACACCTCACGCACGGATCGCCCGCCAACTTCTCCGGCCGGTGGTTCGACTTCACCGGTTACGGCGTCGACGAGGAGACCGGGCTGCTCGATTACGGCGCGATCCGCGCACTGGCCCGCGAGCGGCGGCCCAAAGCCCTTGTCTGCGGCTCGATTTCCTACCCCCGGCACATCGACTACGCCGCCTTCCGCGACATCGCCGACGAGATCGGCGCGTATCTGATCGCCGATGTGGCGCACCCGATGGGGCTCGTCGCGGGCGGCGCGGCGCCCAGCCCGGTCCCGTACGCCGATGTGGTGTGCGCCACCACCCACAAGGTGCTGCGCGGGCCGCGCGGCGGGATGATCCTGTGCGGGACGCGGCTGGCGGAGCGGATCGACCGCGCGGTGTTCCCGTTCACCCAGGGGGGCGCGCAGATGAACGCGGTCGCCGCCAAGGCCGTCGCCTTCGCCGAGGCCGCCACGCCCGCGTTCGGCACGTACGCGCATCAGGTGACCGCCAACGCCCGCACCCTCGCCGCCGCGCTGGCCGCACAGGGCCTTGCGATCACCACCGGCGGCACCGACACCCACCTGATCACCGCGGACTCCGCCCCGCTCGGGGTGGACGCGCGCACCGCCCGGGGCCGGCTGGCCGCCGCCGGGATCGTGCTGGACACCTGCGCGCTGCCGTGCGCCGGCGTGCCCGGCAAGCGCGGGGCGCGCCCGACCGGGATCCGGCTGGGGACGGCGGCGGTGACGACCCAGGGGATGGGCGAGGCCGAGATGCACCGGATCGCGGAGCTGATCGGGGCGGCGCTGCGGGAGGACCGGGGGGCCCGCGCCGAGACCGCCGCGCTGGTGCACCGCTTCCCGCCGTATCCGGAGCAGGACTGA